The proteins below are encoded in one region of Colletotrichum lupini chromosome 5, complete sequence:
- a CDS encoding WD repeat domain-containing protein, producing MAVVYKSGEPHAPGEDDCEGCRKIHRDLVELSIGSESSEEYEDVSTPKGEVPYGEIHAAWGNGGRSDSLFSAFRHSPFSLRVRSQFGRFILGNASQSNICLLLSYLNTPHNVSLSFNLDRPIPFSLLGRPVTFFRLSTSADKLSPLPSRATEDTMPSAIAASDLSTNLSDTDDCPQVAPELLHNLKHDSSVLALAVSAENERIYAGTQDGEIVVWSLATFHQERIVQAHKRSVLSLFLTPDGSMLFSSAGDPLINVWCPKTMKRLYEIYSTYDVGDIFSVAYSAQHETVYIGAQNTSIQWVSLTDPNNRTTHDSSQHPDRRNHRFFDSRAVGGTTTPRRNDERWTLIPRSEKVVEIHPGAVQMFAHYGYVYSMLMAKGPTVLVEPEEDVLISGGGDGTIKLWKLGAEGDDQAADNDREPGLQELMSLGTDDAESVMSLAIDGSFLYAGKLQGVIELWDLDTKSKLRVIKGHRGDVMTLQMGWGYLLSASRSGSASKHTTAHYGQYQDKQVANISQKYQCVARWKAHEGKILSSAVTTYNNRQYYITGGNDDDVAIWNIDCSSYEDQQKEVEEANDVMIKTLGEFVSYRTVSSRPEFAEDCRRGATFLGSLFKRLGGHVEMLSTESSPHNPVVLAKFDGVLEPAEKRKKILFYGHYDVVPADTKKGKWETDPFQMKGVNGYLYGRGVSDNKGPIMAALFAVTDLLQAKKLANDVIFLIEGEEESASRGFREIVRRNKDLIGDVDYILLANSYWLDDEVPCLTYGLRGVLHATVCVDSHLPDQHSGVDGSYMNDEPLSDLTSTLSKLKGPGNKVLIPGFYDDILPVTAEEETRYDDIAATLMRQNPEKGPADKLKAALMARWREPNLTIHRYKVSGPDGSLVSSHASANISLRLVPGQEVNDVIASLGSYLESEFAQLESKNSLTIKIDNKAEPWLGDPTNAIFQTLEEAIMQSWSSVFAGEGKGAESAETTDKNTQKPKKPLYIREGGSIPAIRFLEKEFGAPAAHLPCGQSSDSAHLDNERLRVLNLLRSREIIGSVFARL from the exons ATGGCCGTGGTCTACAAATCTGGTGAGCCCCACGCCCCGGGCGAGGACGACTGCGAAGGGTGCCGGAAGATACACCGGGATCTAGTCGAACTATCCATTGGCTCCGAGTCTTCTGAAGAGTATGAAGATG TGTCCACCCCTAAGGGAGAGGTCCCTTACGGGGAGATCCACGCTGCCTGGGGGAATGGTGGGCGGAGTGACTCCCTTTTTAGCGCATTTCGTCATTCGCCATTTTCGTTGCGAGTTCGCAGCCAATTTGGCCGATTCATCTTGGGAAATGCGTCACAATCCAACATCTGCTTGTTGCTTTCCTATCTCAACACGCCACATAACGTTTCCCTTTCCTTCAACCTCGATCGACCCATTCCATTCTCTCTGTTGGGTCGACCGGTCACATTCTTTCGCCTGAGCACCTCCGCTGACAAGCTGTCCCCCCTCCCTTCTCGCGCGACAGAAGACACAATGCCCTCCGCCATTGCGGCCTCCGACCTGTCCACGAACCTGAGCGACACGGACGACTGCCCCCAGGTCGCCCCCGAACTGCTCCACAACCTCAAGCACGACAGCTCcgtcctcgccctcgccgtCAGCGCCGAGAACGAACGCATATACGCCGGCACCCAAGATGGCGAGATTGTCGTGTGGTCGCTGGCCACCTTCCACCAGGAGCGCATCGTCCAGGCTCACAAGCGCAGCGTGCTGAGCCTGTTCCTTACCCCCGACGGCTCCATGCTGTTCTCGAGCGCCGGAGATCCCCTCATCAACGTCTGGTGTCCCAAGACGATGAAACGCCTGTACGAGATTTACAGCACATACGACGTTGGCGACATCTTTTCCGTGGCCTACAGCGCCCAGCACGAGACGGTGTACATTGGGGCGCAAAACACCTCGATTCAATGGGTCAGCCTCACCGACCCGAATAACCGTACCACTCACGACTCATCACAACACCCCGACCGTCGGAATCACAGGTTCTTCGACTCCCGAGCTGTAGGAGGGACAACGACGCCGCGCCGTAACGATGAGAGGTGGACATTGATCCCGCGATCTGAAAAGGTGGTGGAAATTCATCCGGGGGCTGTGCAGATGTTTGCCCACTACGGCTACGTCTACTCGATGCTCATGGCCAAGGGCCCTACCGTTCTAGTGGAACCTGAAGAGGATGTGCTCATCTCGGGCGGCGGAGACGGCACCATCAAGTTGTGGAAGCTTGGTGCTGAGGGAGACGATCAGGCGGCTGATAACGACCGCGAACCTGGCCTTCAAGAGCTTATGTCGCTCGGCACCGACGATGCGGAGTCGGTCATGTCTCTTGCGATTGATGGGTCTTTCTTGTATGCTGGGAAGCTGCAAGGAGTCATTGAACTGTGGGACCTCGATACAAAGTCCAAGTTGCGAGTGATCAAGGGGCATAGGGGCGATGTCATGACACTGCAAATGGGTTGGGGCTATCTCCTCAGCGCCTCTCGCTCTGGTTCTGCGAGT AAACACACCACTGCCCACTACGGCCAGTACCAAGACAAGCAGGTGGCGAATATTAGCCAGAAGTACCAATGCGTGGCGCGCTGGAAGGCTCACGAGGGCAAGATTCTCTCGTCAGCAGTGACAACATACAACAACAGACAGTACTACATTACCGGCGGCAACGACGATGATGTTGCCATCTGGAACATTGACTGTTCGTCCTACGAGGACCAACAAAAGGAGGTAGAGGAAGCCAACGACGTGATGATTAAAACACTAGGGGAGTTCGTGTCCTACCGGACAGTGTCGTCACGCCCAGAATTCGCAGAGGACTGCCGAAGAGGTGCAACGTTCCTTGGGTCCTTGTTCAAGAGGCTTGGCGGCCATGTTGAGATGCTGAGCACCGAGAGCAGCCCCCACAACCCTGTTGTTCTTGCCAAGTTTGATGGTGTTTTGGAGCCGGCTGAGAAGCGGAAGAAGATCCTATTCTACGGCCACTACGATGTCGTCCCGGCAGATACCAAGAAGGGCAAGTGGGAGACTGACCCATTCCAAATGAAGGGCGTCAACGGATACCTCTACGGCAGAGGCGTCAGTGACAATAAGGGCCCGATCATGGCTGCGTTGTTCGCTGTGACAGACTTGCTGCAAGCTAAGAAACTTGCCAACGACGTCATCTTCCTGATCGAGGGAGAGGAAGAATCGGCTTCTCGCGGATTCAGGGAGATTGTTCGCAGGAACAAGGACCTCATCGGCGACGTCGACTACATCCTGCTTGCCAACAGTTACTGGCTCGACGATGAGGTCCCCTGCCTGACCTACGGCCTGCGTGGCGTTTTGCATGCCACTGTGTGCGTCGACTCACATCTACCTGACCAGCATTCTGGTGTAGACGGCTCCTACATGAACGACGAGCCCCTGTCAGATCTAACCTCCACTCTGTCAAAGCTGAAGGGGCCCGGTAATAAGGTGCTCATCCCCGGCTTCTACGACGATATCCTTCCCGTCACAGCCGAGGAGGAGACGCGCTACGACGACATTGCAGCCACGCTCATGCGCCAGAACCCAGAAAAGGGGCCCGCCGACAAGCTCAAGGCCGCACTGATGGCGCGCTGGAGAGAACCCAACTTGACGATCCATCGATACAAGGTATCAGGACCGGACGGCAGCCTAGTCAGCAGCCACGCGAGTGCTAACATCAGCTTGCGTCTGGTGCCGGGCCAGGAGGTCAACGACGTCATTGCCTCGCTGGGCTCGTACCTCGAGAGCGAGTTCGCGCAGCTCGAGTCCAAAAACTCGCTGACCATCAAGATTGATAACAAGGCCGAGCCGTGGCTGGGCGATCCCACAAACGCCATTTTCCAGACGCTCGAGGAGGCTATTATGCAGTCGTGGTCGTCCGTGTTTGCGGGTGAAGGTAAAGGGGCGGAGTCCGCGGAGACAACGGATAAGAATACGCAGAAGCCCAAGAAGCCTCTGTACATTCGTGAAGGCGGCTCTATTCCCGCGATCCGCTTCCTCGAGAAGGAGTTCGGCGCCCCGGCCGCGCACCTCCCTTGCGGACAGTCGTCGGATTCCGCCCACTTGGACAATGAAAGGTTGAGGGTTCTGAACCTCCTCAGGAGCCGGGAAATCATTGGGTCCGTGTTTGCTCGTTTGTAG
- a CDS encoding asparaginase, giving the protein MEYKRQSPAAVKVKPRLIIHGGAGNIKPSNLQPPEYAEYRHALLTIVSKTNAYQNTPSPTGTSTSALPTALETATHAVTLLENNPLFNSGHGAVFTRDGINELEASVMVSRGFAKRGVGVTGLRHVRNPILLAKAILEHGDEDLGGNPESSHPSSSSETDAAAAAGIDAPSAQGHTLLHGPTAETLAKRYGLGLVSTDYFFTQRRWDEHIRALEREKAGQGSSTYSTTEFLPQGTVGAVALDEDGVVCAATSTGGLTNKLTGRIGDTPVVGAGFWAEEWVEEGDPTGAFARAGGAGDGFLVLSESLKGLMADCLPSLRTYSPVPGGMASLREGVKTTRAIAASGTGNGDSFMRVAAGRTVGAVTRWKPLSGADAVSFVSGPGGELQSSAGPRWKVTGEGEGGIIGIEVAVTRDEGGEVVGVRSEILQDFNCNGMYRAWIADDGKAYAKIYRDGVEGVDVREYSEKW; this is encoded by the exons ATGGAGTACAAGCGTCAGTCTCCGGCCGCCGTGAAGGTGAAGCCGCGCCTCATCATCCACGGCGGCGCGGGTAACATCAAGCCGTCGAATCTGCAGCCGCCAGAGTATGCGGAGTACCGCCACGCCCTGCTGACGATT GTCAGCAAGACAAACGCCTACCAAAACACTCCCTCCCCCACGGGCACATCCACCAGCGCCCTCCCCACAGCCCTAGAAACGGCAACCCACGCCGTCACCCTGCTAGAGAACAATCCCCTCTTCAACAGCGGCCACGGTGCAGTCTTCACCCGCGACGGCATCAACGAGCTCGAGGCCTCCGTCATGGTCTCCCGCGGCTTCGCGAAGCGCGGGGTCGGCGTCACGGGGCTGAGGCACGTCCGGAACCCGATTTTGTTGGCAAAAGCGATTTTGGAGCACGGGGATGAGGATTTGGGGGGCAATCCGGAGAGTAGTCACCCTTCTTCATCCTCTGAAActgatgctgctgctgctgccggtATCGACGCTCCCTCGGCACAAGGCCACACCCTCCTCCACGGCCCAACAGCAGAGACCCTCGCGAAAAGGTACGGGCTGGGCTTGGTATCTACGGACTACTTCTTCACCCAGCGGCGGTGGGACGAACACATCCGCGCCCTCGAACGGGAGAAAGCGGGCCAGGGCTCGAGCACGTACAGCACGACAGAGTTCCTCCCGCAAGGCACCGTCGGCGCCGTAGCCCTGGACGAAGACGGGGTCGTCTGCGCCGCGACGAGCACAGGCGGGCTGACGAATAAGTTGACGGGCCGTATCGGGGATACGCCTGTCGTCGGGGCCGGGTTCTGGGCCGAGGAGTGGGTTGAGGAGGGGGATCCGACGGGGGCGTTTGCGCGTGCTGGTGGTGCTGGGGACGGGTTCCTTGTGCTGAGTGAGAGTCTGAAGGGGTTGATGGCGGATTGTCTCCCCTCGCTGAGAACCTACTCCCCCGTACCTGGCGGCATGGCTAGTCTGCGCGAGGGTGTCAAGACGACGAGGGCGATTGCGGCCTCCGGGACGGGTAACGGGGACTCGTTCATGCGCGTCGCCGCAGGTCGGACCGTCGGCGCCGTGACGAGGTGGAAGCCGCTTTCCGGGGCCGACGCCGTGTCGTTTGTTTCTGGTCCGGGCGGGGAGTTGCAGAGTAGTGCGGGTCCGCGATGGAAGGTGACAGGCGAGGGTGAGGGCGGTATTATCGGGATCGAGGTTGCGGTTACGAGGGACGAGGGAGGGGAAGTGGTGGGTGTAAGGTCGGAGATTCTGCAGGATTTCAACTGTAATGGGATGTACAGGGCTTGGATCGCCGATGATGGCAAGGCGTATGCCAAGATTTATCGGGATGGTGTTGAGGGGGTTGATGTGAGGGAGTATTCTGAGAAGTGGTGA